Proteins encoded together in one Catellatospora citrea window:
- a CDS encoding ABC transporter permease — MSLSQIETDAAGVDATAVPTAPRPGMVGRSPGRLAWARLRANRTATVSGWIMMFFVVLGLAAPLVELVYGLSPFEQFQDKIANNSLPLGYLGGVSGEHWFGLEPQLGRDIFIRLVYGLRTSLFIAISAALLTTGLGIVLGIVAGYLGGWIDAVISWVIDFALALPFLIFALAIMPTVTARFYGPRDEIPVPFRIGVMIFLFALFGWTGTARLVRGQVISLREREFVEAARASGAGLLHILFRQLLPNLWAPILVSFSLAVPGYITGEAALSFLGIGVIDPTPDFGVMINKSLKFVQTDPAYLIFPGVVIFLLVLTFNLFGDGLRDALDPKSSR; from the coding sequence ATGAGCCTGTCGCAGATCGAGACGGACGCCGCGGGCGTGGACGCGACCGCGGTGCCGACCGCGCCGCGGCCCGGCATGGTGGGCCGCTCGCCGGGCCGGCTGGCCTGGGCGCGGCTGCGCGCCAACCGTACCGCGACGGTCAGCGGCTGGATCATGATGTTCTTCGTCGTGCTCGGGCTGGCCGCGCCGCTGGTCGAGCTGGTGTACGGGCTCAGCCCGTTCGAGCAGTTCCAGGACAAGATCGCCAACAACAGCCTGCCGCTGGGTTACCTCGGCGGCGTCTCCGGCGAGCACTGGTTCGGCCTGGAGCCGCAGCTCGGCCGCGACATCTTCATCCGGCTGGTGTACGGCCTGCGCACGTCGCTGTTCATCGCGATCTCGGCCGCGCTGCTGACCACGGGGCTGGGCATCGTGCTCGGCATCGTCGCGGGTTACCTGGGCGGCTGGATCGATGCGGTGATCAGCTGGGTCATCGACTTCGCGCTGGCGCTGCCGTTCCTGATCTTCGCGCTGGCCATCATGCCGACGGTGACCGCCCGGTTCTACGGGCCGCGCGACGAGATCCCGGTGCCGTTCCGGATCGGGGTGATGATCTTCCTGTTCGCGCTGTTCGGCTGGACCGGCACGGCCCGGCTGGTACGCGGGCAGGTGATCTCGCTGCGCGAGCGCGAGTTCGTCGAGGCGGCGCGGGCCAGCGGCGCGGGCCTGCTCCACATCCTGTTCCGGCAGCTGCTGCCCAACCTGTGGGCGCCGATCCTGGTGTCGTTCTCGCTGGCGGTGCCGGGCTACATCACGGGTGAGGCGGCGCTGTCCTTCCTGGGCATCGGCGTGATCGACCCGACCCCGGACTTCGGCGTGATGATCAACAAGAGCCTGAAATTCGTGCAGACCGATCCGGCGTACCTCATCTTCCCGGGCGTGGTGATCTTCCTGCTGGTGCTGACGTTCAACCTGTTCGGCGACGGCCTGCGCGACGCGCTCGACCCCAAGTCGTCCCGGTAG
- a CDS encoding ABC transporter permease — MLRFLIKRLLLGALTMFAVSLVAFGMFFMLPRDAVATMCVKNCNPERLERVRVELGLKDPLIDQYTGYMKGIFVGRDLGSAQGGYCDAPCLGYSYTSSEEVSDIFARVLPVTLSIVLPAAVLWLGLGIGLGMISALKRGTVFDRLAIGFSLTGASMQIYFVGGMLLLIFVYTLKVLPFPRYTSPWEDPLEWARGLVLAWVALAFLFSAVYARLSRAQMLEVLTEDYVRTARAKGLSKSRAYGRHALRAAITPIVTIAGLDIGGALGGTVITETTFGIQGLGRTAVEAVRLGDLPTIMATVLISAVFIVVANIVVDLLYAVIDPRVRLG; from the coding sequence ATGCTGCGATTCCTGATCAAGCGCCTGCTGCTCGGCGCGCTGACGATGTTCGCCGTCAGCCTGGTCGCCTTCGGCATGTTCTTCATGCTGCCCCGCGACGCGGTGGCCACCATGTGCGTGAAGAACTGCAACCCGGAGCGGCTGGAGCGGGTGCGCGTCGAGCTGGGACTCAAGGACCCGCTGATCGACCAGTACACCGGCTACATGAAGGGCATCTTCGTGGGCCGGGACCTGGGCAGCGCGCAGGGGGGCTACTGCGACGCGCCGTGCCTGGGCTACTCGTACACCAGCAGTGAAGAGGTCTCCGACATCTTCGCCCGGGTGCTGCCGGTGACACTGAGCATCGTGCTCCCGGCGGCGGTGCTGTGGCTGGGGCTGGGCATCGGCCTCGGCATGATCTCGGCGCTGAAGCGGGGCACCGTCTTCGACCGGCTGGCCATCGGCTTCTCGCTGACCGGAGCGTCCATGCAGATCTACTTCGTGGGCGGCATGCTCCTGCTCATCTTCGTGTACACCCTGAAGGTCCTGCCGTTCCCGCGCTACACCTCGCCGTGGGAGGACCCGCTGGAATGGGCGCGCGGGCTGGTGCTCGCGTGGGTGGCGCTGGCGTTCCTGTTCTCCGCGGTCTACGCACGGCTGTCGCGGGCACAGATGCTGGAGGTCCTGACCGAGGACTACGTGCGCACCGCGCGGGCCAAGGGCCTGAGCAAATCGCGGGCGTACGGGCGGCACGCGCTGCGCGCCGCGATCACCCCGATCGTGACCATCGCCGGGCTGGACATCGGCGGCGCGCTCGGCGGCACCGTGATCACCGAGACCACCTTCGGCATCCAGGGCCTGGGCCGCACCGCCGTCGAGGCGGTCCGCCTCGGCGACCTTCCGACGATCATGGCGACCGTGCTCATCTCGGCGGTCTTCATCGTCGTCGCCAACATCGTGGTCGACCTGCTGTACGCGGTCATCGACCCGCGGGTGCGGCTCGGCTAG
- a CDS encoding ABC transporter substrate-binding protein: MRSRAVLALGSVLALSVALGACSENKNTESDVDTDRQSSGVIATDPKDSMGPAPAVSGASKGGTFTVIRQTKISHMDPQRVYSFVGLNTAPLYARFLTTWKDDGKGHVVLVGDLAETPGVNVNKDCKVWEFKIKDGVKFEDGSAITSKEVAYGIARSFDPDLAGGPTYIQEWLADDAAFDKKWDFKANKTSLPPGLTTPDAKTLRFEFAKPHCDLPFAASLPATAPLPPAKDLGVDLDNKPFSSGPYKLVKNTVGVEMLFERNEHWDANTDPVRNAYPDKFVYQFGPDAEAQTNRLIADGDLDKATLGWNGVDSSLVAKVAGDAALMGRTLREPTPSAWRLSINTQRVPDLSVRQALNYAIDRPGMVKAAGGDLKVAALTTLMPPSTLGFKKFDAYPADIEKAKSTLAGKTPELVLVIGDDSGAQELGTQVKNNLEKAGFKITIKVIPADSKLDETKKKDNPWDLYLDSWAADWPSGAALLPVLFDGRTIKAEGNSNTSYVNNDAINAEFDRVLALDPAAQAPEWAKLDERIMKELAPAVPLYADVMFVMHGSKVGGVYIDSIFGYPAFTRAFVKQ, translated from the coding sequence ATGAGATCGAGAGCGGTATTGGCCCTGGGCAGCGTGCTCGCGCTGTCCGTGGCCCTGGGCGCGTGCAGCGAGAACAAGAACACCGAGAGCGACGTCGACACCGACCGCCAGTCCAGCGGCGTGATCGCGACGGACCCGAAGGACTCGATGGGCCCCGCGCCCGCTGTCTCGGGCGCCAGCAAGGGCGGCACGTTCACCGTCATCCGGCAGACCAAGATCTCGCACATGGACCCGCAGCGGGTCTACTCGTTCGTGGGCCTCAACACCGCCCCGCTCTACGCCCGCTTCCTCACCACCTGGAAGGACGACGGCAAGGGCCACGTCGTGCTGGTCGGCGACCTCGCGGAGACCCCCGGCGTCAACGTCAACAAGGACTGCAAGGTCTGGGAATTCAAGATCAAGGACGGGGTGAAGTTCGAGGACGGCAGCGCGATCACCTCCAAGGAGGTCGCGTACGGCATCGCCCGGTCGTTCGACCCGGACCTGGCCGGCGGCCCGACCTACATCCAGGAGTGGCTGGCCGACGACGCCGCCTTCGACAAGAAGTGGGATTTCAAGGCCAACAAGACCTCGCTGCCCCCGGGCCTGACCACGCCCGACGCCAAGACGCTGCGCTTCGAGTTCGCCAAGCCGCACTGCGACCTGCCCTTCGCCGCGTCGCTGCCGGCCACCGCGCCGCTGCCGCCGGCCAAGGACCTCGGTGTCGACCTGGACAACAAGCCGTTCTCGTCCGGCCCGTACAAGCTGGTCAAGAACACGGTCGGTGTGGAGATGCTGTTCGAGCGCAACGAGCACTGGGACGCCAACACCGACCCGGTGCGCAACGCGTACCCGGACAAGTTCGTCTACCAGTTCGGCCCGGACGCCGAGGCGCAGACCAACCGCCTCATCGCCGACGGTGACCTCGACAAGGCCACGCTCGGCTGGAACGGCGTCGACTCCTCGCTGGTGGCCAAGGTCGCCGGTGACGCCGCGCTGATGGGTCGTACCCTGCGCGAGCCCACCCCGAGCGCGTGGCGCCTGTCGATCAACACCCAGCGGGTGCCCGACCTGTCGGTCCGCCAGGCGCTCAACTACGCGATCGACCGTCCCGGCATGGTCAAGGCCGCCGGTGGCGACCTGAAGGTGGCCGCCCTGACCACCCTGATGCCCCCGTCGACGCTCGGCTTCAAGAAGTTCGACGCCTACCCGGCCGACATCGAGAAGGCCAAGTCCACGCTGGCGGGCAAGACCCCCGAGCTGGTGCTGGTCATCGGTGACGACTCCGGTGCGCAGGAGCTGGGCACCCAGGTCAAGAACAACCTGGAGAAGGCCGGCTTCAAGATCACCATCAAGGTCATCCCGGCGGACAGCAAGCTGGACGAGACCAAGAAGAAGGACAACCCCTGGGACCTGTACCTGGATTCCTGGGCGGCGGACTGGCCGAGCGGCGCCGCGCTCCTGCCGGTGCTCTTCGACGGCCGCACCATCAAGGCCGAGGGCAACAGCAACACGTCGTACGTGAACAATGACGCGATCAACGCCGAGTTCGACCGCGTGCTGGCCCTCGACCCGGCCGCCCAGGCGCCCGAGTGGGCCAAGCTGGACGAGCGGATCATGAAGGAGCTGGCCCCGGCCGTCCCGCTGTACGCGGACGTCATGTTCGTGATGCACGGCTCGAAGGTCGGCGGCGTCTACATCGACAGCATCTTCGGCTACCCCGCCTTCACCCGCGCCTTCGTCAAGCAGTAA
- a CDS encoding S9 family peptidase, producing MEAQQPDGPGPGHRIAVSADGLRVGHLHDHVLDVCEPASGRIHTVAEAVDDFAFDRTGAVVVWTSGGRLHRRDADGVTVLSTPGPVDTARPDPTGRRIAYLHEGTLRVAVGAEDELLAGEPDGVRWGEADPHASWFGRHTGWWWAPDGESILATRRSGEQVSLHLLDLDGGWVDVHWDREIYPYLGTVRWADGGPLITALRRSQGHGLVLAVDRRTGETQVHAELADPRWVNPIAGTPRHLADGRVLVGGEISHDGYDARCLFADGTLLTPPNLYVRRVVGRLGPGSAGGELGDLLIEASEGEPAEQHLFRVRSSTSGGMVVHRLTSVPGWHSAACGGDTVVTGLRSLDDEDVQLTVWFAGNQVAELTPRRPVPATMNRPALDRVTDRRLPTAVLYPPGHVFGRRLPVLLCLPDTPTQQQVRNDHDAFTAARHWAEAGFAVVMVDGRGTVGVSPSFEKVTHRRVADLAVADHAEALRIIADKHSDLDLTRVTAYGRGFGGWLAALLAARRPETVRAAVAVEPWDWSALPAPLAERYLGPQELDSEIYARHALEDLPPTVIIQETAPVEIPT from the coding sequence ATGGAGGCGCAGCAGCCTGACGGTCCGGGGCCTGGCCACCGCATAGCCGTCAGTGCTGACGGCCTTCGGGTGGGCCACCTGCATGATCACGTGCTGGACGTGTGCGAACCGGCTTCGGGCCGGATCCATACCGTGGCCGAGGCGGTGGACGACTTCGCCTTCGACCGCACCGGCGCCGTCGTCGTCTGGACCTCGGGCGGCCGGCTGCATCGCCGGGACGCCGACGGGGTGACCGTGCTGTCGACGCCCGGTCCGGTCGACACGGCCCGGCCCGATCCGACCGGCCGCCGCATCGCGTACCTGCACGAAGGCACCCTGCGGGTGGCCGTCGGCGCCGAGGACGAGCTGCTGGCCGGCGAGCCGGACGGGGTCCGCTGGGGCGAGGCCGATCCGCACGCGAGCTGGTTCGGCCGGCACACCGGCTGGTGGTGGGCGCCCGACGGGGAGAGCATCCTGGCCACCCGCCGCAGCGGCGAGCAGGTCTCGCTGCACCTGCTCGACCTCGACGGCGGCTGGGTCGACGTGCACTGGGACCGCGAGATCTACCCGTACCTGGGCACGGTGCGCTGGGCCGACGGCGGTCCGCTGATCACGGCGCTGCGCCGCTCCCAGGGGCACGGCCTGGTGCTGGCGGTGGACCGCCGCACCGGGGAGACCCAGGTGCACGCCGAGCTGGCCGACCCCCGCTGGGTCAATCCGATCGCGGGCACGCCGCGCCACCTCGCCGACGGCCGGGTGCTGGTCGGCGGCGAGATCTCGCACGACGGGTACGACGCGCGCTGCCTGTTCGCCGACGGCACCCTGCTCACCCCGCCCAACCTGTACGTCCGGCGTGTCGTGGGCCGGCTCGGCCCCGGCTCGGCTGGTGGTGAGCTGGGTGACCTGCTCATCGAGGCCAGCGAGGGCGAGCCCGCCGAGCAGCACCTGTTCCGGGTACGCAGCAGCACCAGCGGCGGCATGGTGGTGCACCGGCTGACCAGCGTGCCGGGCTGGCACAGCGCCGCCTGCGGCGGCGACACCGTGGTGACCGGCCTGCGCAGCCTCGACGACGAGGACGTGCAGCTCACCGTGTGGTTCGCCGGCAACCAGGTGGCCGAGCTGACCCCGCGCCGCCCGGTGCCCGCGACCATGAACCGCCCGGCACTGGACCGGGTCACCGACCGGCGGTTGCCGACCGCCGTGCTCTACCCGCCCGGCCACGTCTTCGGCCGCCGGCTGCCGGTGCTGCTGTGCCTGCCGGACACCCCGACCCAGCAGCAGGTGCGCAACGACCACGACGCGTTCACCGCGGCCCGGCACTGGGCCGAGGCCGGGTTCGCGGTGGTCATGGTCGACGGCCGGGGCACCGTCGGGGTGTCGCCGAGCTTCGAGAAGGTGACCCACCGGCGGGTGGCCGACCTGGCCGTCGCCGACCACGCCGAGGCGCTGCGCATCATCGCCGACAAGCACTCCGACCTGGACCTGACCCGGGTCACCGCGTACGGCCGCGGCTTCGGCGGGTGGCTGGCCGCGCTGCTGGCGGCCCGGCGGCCGGAGACGGTGCGGGCGGCGGTCGCCGTCGAGCCGTGGGACTGGTCCGCGCTGCCCGCCCCGCTGGCCGAGCGCTACCTGGGCCCGCAGGAGCTGGACAGCGAGATCTACGCCCGGCACGCCCTGGAGGACCTGCCGCCCACCGTGATCATCCAGGAGACCGCACCCGTCGAGATCCCCACCTGA
- the mshB gene encoding N-acetyl-1-D-myo-inositol-2-amino-2-deoxy-alpha-D-glucopyranoside deacetylase: MARSILFVHAHPDDESIGTGATMAHYAAQGAHVTLVTCTLGEEGEIHVPELAQLEAAQADQLGGYRLTELRTALGALGTIDHRMLGGAGRYRDSGMMGTPANEHPRSFWGADLEEASAHLVEIMDEVRPQVVVTYDANGFYGHPDHIQAHRVAMRASEIAAERGFGPSKIYWTAMPLSVLKAGVEALADSTDNPFAAVTDVADFPFGTPDEEVAACIDGSDHHDAKVAALKAHATQIPETSWLYSIAGNFGQEFMGVEHYTLAHGVRGRGDGPYGWETDLFSGLPDGSPAAR, from the coding sequence GTGGCTCGCAGCATCCTCTTCGTGCACGCGCATCCCGACGACGAGTCGATCGGGACCGGCGCGACCATGGCTCACTACGCGGCGCAGGGCGCACACGTCACGCTGGTGACGTGCACCCTCGGCGAGGAGGGCGAGATCCACGTGCCCGAGCTCGCGCAGTTGGAGGCCGCACAGGCCGACCAGCTGGGCGGATACCGGCTGACCGAGCTGCGGACCGCGCTCGGCGCGCTGGGCACCATCGACCACCGGATGCTCGGCGGCGCGGGACGCTACCGGGACTCCGGCATGATGGGCACGCCCGCCAACGAGCACCCGCGCAGCTTCTGGGGCGCGGACCTCGAAGAGGCGTCGGCACACCTGGTCGAGATCATGGACGAGGTGCGGCCCCAGGTCGTCGTCACGTACGACGCGAACGGCTTCTACGGCCACCCGGACCACATCCAGGCCCACCGGGTCGCCATGCGCGCCTCGGAGATCGCCGCGGAACGCGGCTTCGGCCCGTCCAAGATCTACTGGACGGCGATGCCGCTGAGCGTGCTGAAGGCCGGGGTCGAGGCGCTGGCCGACTCGACGGACAACCCGTTCGCCGCGGTCACCGACGTGGCCGACTTCCCGTTCGGCACGCCCGACGAGGAGGTCGCGGCCTGCATCGACGGCTCCGACCACCACGACGCCAAGGTCGCCGCGCTGAAGGCGCACGCCACCCAGATCCCGGAGACGTCCTGGCTCTACTCCATCGCCGGCAACTTCGGCCAGGAGTTCATGGGCGTCGAGCACTACACGCTGGCGCACGGGGTCCGTGGTCGCGGCGACGGGCCGTACGGCTGGGAGACGGACCTGTTCAGCGGCCTGCCTGACGGCTCGCCCGCCGCGCGGTGA
- a CDS encoding DUF6923 family protein has product MRATSRIRPLVVGLFLATAIGLPSAVALLTPRAALGHAAAPPGELLQVRSAVPNAPSELVSLHPDTGAVLHRVWLQHTINAIGYDPAQGLLYGIAARFRLVPLGGGGHLVAIGPDGTVVDHGAVPASLSSANAGAVVGGELLLPAGGRLIGVDVRAGGPTFGQVTRNVALSGPVRVGDWDYDPYRQALVGVDASGPSPRLIAVDPVSGQVSSSALTGDLRQGGTYGSVALIGDTLYVTGNGLGRALRQYRIVLSTGVATLLKTSQPVYLTDAAWLPAMPSPSPSPSPSPSPSPSPSPSPSPSPSPSPSPSPSPSPSPSPSPSPSPSPSPSPSPSPSPSPSPSPSPSPSPSPSPSPSPSPSPSPSPSPSPSPSPSPSPSPSPSPSPSPSPSPSPSPSPSPSPSPAPSPSLSPSPSPSPVLVAPIVPLPEPQAPPEPSPEPSPSPEPSPSVPPSPVRRPVVLEPEPVRHVRDVVETGRNTVVIFILGLSGSRLLLSARRRRR; this is encoded by the coding sequence ATGCGTGCGACGTCCAGAATTCGACCCCTCGTCGTCGGGCTGTTCCTGGCCACGGCGATCGGCCTGCCCTCGGCCGTCGCGCTGCTGACCCCGCGCGCCGCTCTCGGTCATGCCGCAGCGCCGCCGGGTGAACTGCTGCAGGTGCGCTCGGCGGTGCCCAACGCACCGTCCGAGCTGGTCAGTCTGCATCCCGACACCGGCGCGGTGCTGCACCGGGTCTGGCTGCAGCACACGATCAACGCCATCGGGTACGACCCCGCGCAGGGCCTGCTCTACGGCATCGCGGCCCGGTTCCGGCTGGTGCCGCTCGGGGGCGGTGGCCACCTGGTCGCGATCGGTCCGGATGGGACGGTCGTCGACCACGGGGCGGTCCCTGCGTCTCTGAGCAGCGCGAACGCGGGTGCCGTCGTCGGTGGGGAACTGCTGCTCCCGGCCGGCGGGCGGTTGATCGGGGTCGACGTGCGGGCCGGCGGGCCGACGTTCGGGCAGGTCACGAGGAATGTGGCACTGTCCGGGCCGGTGCGCGTCGGGGACTGGGACTACGACCCGTACCGGCAGGCGCTGGTGGGGGTGGACGCGTCAGGACCGTCGCCCCGGCTGATCGCGGTGGATCCGGTCAGTGGGCAGGTCAGCAGTAGTGCTCTCACGGGTGACCTGCGGCAGGGCGGGACATACGGCTCCGTGGCGCTGATCGGCGACACGCTGTACGTGACCGGCAACGGGTTGGGCCGGGCGCTGCGGCAGTACCGCATCGTGCTGTCCACCGGGGTGGCGACCCTCCTGAAAACCTCGCAGCCGGTGTATCTCACCGACGCGGCCTGGCTGCCCGCCATGCCGAGCCCGTCACCGTCTCCGAGCCCGTCCCCATCGCCGAGCCCCAGTCCGTCGCCGTCCCCGTCTCCCTCCCCGAGCCCTTCACCCTCACCGTCACCGAGTCCGTCGCCGTCCCCGAGCCCGTCACCATCCCCTTCGCCGTCCCCGAGCCCGAGCCCGTCTCCGTCGCCGAGCCCCAGCCCGTCTCCGTCTCCGAGCCCTTCACCATCGCCGAGCCCTAGCCCATCGCCGAGCCCTAGCCCATCACCGTCACCGAGCCCCAGCCCATCGCCATCCCCGTCTCCGAGCCCATCGCCAAGCCCCAGCCCATCGCCGAGTCCAAGTCCGTCACCGTCACCGAGTCCTAGCCCGTCACCGAGTCCGTCCCCGTCACCGGCGCCGAGTCCGAGCCTGTCGCCGTCGCCCAGCCCGTCACCTGTGCTGGTGGCGCCGATCGTGCCGCTGCCCGAGCCGCAGGCGCCGCCGGAGCCGTCGCCTGAGCCGAGTCCGTCCCCGGAGCCGTCGCCGTCCGTCCCGCCGAGCCCGGTGCGGCGGCCCGTGGTGCTCGAGCCGGAGCCGGTGCGGCACGTCCGGGATGTCGTCGAGACGGGGCGGAACACCGTCGTGATCTTCATCCTGGGCCTGTCCGGTAGTCGCCTGCTGCTCTCCGCTCGGCGGCGTCGCCGCTGA
- a CDS encoding DUF2254 domain-containing protein, whose translation MAPHVRRLRSRALRDRLAESLLFLPIMMLAASIILVMLLAEIDERYMTDPSGVISFTPDVAVTLLGIIAGAMITTAGVVFSLLVVSLQLASGQFSPRVLRGFWRDRHGQVLVGLLLSTFAFCVLALARVDTAADHAPPLTVGFALLLTLLSVIAIVVYLDRISRNQYVGRIVQRVARETQSLISEMPYGPRIGVKIGEPVDPPDVGTLGRPLIVTAVTDGWVQQLSRRAIVAAVPPDTVVRLETRVGAFVTAGTPLVTMWPPPADPATPARLIAEAVIIGVARTMQQDIDFGLRQLADVGLRALSQAVNDPTTAVEVILRIGTVMRPLLLAECPAQAMRDQDGRILLTPCDLDHTEYVKHAFNQLRHYAAPHPGVVVPLLRTMGMLRDCCLSGYRGEVTPGRTRTIAALDRQIELTLAGVRATGMLPADLAMVEAAAAGAGGAPPTTRPA comes from the coding sequence GTGGCCCCGCACGTACGCCGGCTGCGCTCCCGGGCGCTGCGCGACCGCCTGGCGGAGAGCCTGCTGTTCCTGCCGATCATGATGCTCGCCGCTTCGATCATCCTGGTGATGCTGCTCGCGGAGATCGACGAGCGCTACATGACGGATCCCAGCGGGGTGATCAGTTTCACTCCGGACGTCGCCGTCACGCTGCTGGGCATCATCGCCGGCGCCATGATCACGACGGCCGGCGTGGTCTTCTCACTGCTGGTGGTCTCACTGCAACTGGCCAGCGGGCAGTTCTCGCCGCGCGTGCTGCGCGGCTTCTGGCGCGACCGCCACGGCCAGGTGCTCGTCGGCCTGCTGCTCAGCACGTTCGCGTTCTGCGTGCTGGCGCTGGCGCGCGTCGACACCGCCGCCGACCACGCGCCCCCGCTGACCGTGGGCTTCGCCCTCCTGCTCACCCTGCTCTCGGTCATCGCGATCGTCGTCTACCTGGACCGGATCAGCCGCAACCAGTACGTCGGCCGGATCGTGCAGCGGGTCGCCCGGGAAACCCAGAGCCTGATCAGCGAAATGCCGTACGGGCCGCGCATCGGCGTCAAGATCGGCGAACCGGTCGACCCGCCCGACGTGGGCACCCTCGGCCGGCCGCTCATCGTCACCGCCGTCACCGACGGGTGGGTGCAGCAACTGAGCCGGCGCGCCATCGTCGCGGCCGTGCCGCCGGACACGGTGGTGCGGCTGGAGACCCGCGTCGGCGCGTTCGTGACCGCGGGCACGCCCCTGGTCACCATGTGGCCGCCACCGGCCGACCCGGCCACGCCGGCCCGCCTGATCGCCGAGGCGGTCATCATCGGCGTCGCCCGGACGATGCAGCAGGACATCGACTTCGGCCTGCGCCAGCTCGCCGACGTCGGACTGCGCGCGCTGTCCCAGGCCGTCAACGACCCGACCACCGCGGTCGAGGTCATCCTGCGCATCGGCACGGTCATGCGCCCGCTGCTGCTGGCCGAATGCCCCGCCCAGGCGATGCGCGACCAGGACGGCCGCATCCTGCTCACCCCGTGCGACCTCGACCACACCGAGTACGTCAAGCACGCCTTCAATCAGCTGCGGCACTACGCCGCGCCGCACCCCGGCGTCGTCGTGCCGCTGCTGCGGACCATGGGCATGCTGCGTGACTGCTGCCTGTCCGGCTACCGCGGCGAGGTCACGCCCGGCCGGACACGCACCATCGCCGCGCTGGACCGCCAGATCGAGCTGACGCTCGCGGGCGTACGCGCCACCGGCATGCTGCCCGCGGACCTCGCCATGGTGGAAGCCGCCGCGGCCGGCGCCGGCGGCGCCCCACCCACCACCCGACCGGCCTGA
- a CDS encoding VanW family protein, with the protein MSVAPVPHRRWLIAALASVLALTATGAFAGHAFSADVPRGAKVLGISIGGTAAEAADALRTGLAGKADQLAAPLTVRVGEQTATVQPQDVGLAVDVDATVARAVSRGHNPFATLFGGAEVAPVVSVDEARLAAALAPAAQQSGAAMTLPGVAFDGTTPKPVYPKAGRGLDAAEAADAVRDGWLRRGEVEVPLGEKAPVSSKDDVDRMVAEVATPAVSAPVTVTTPKGAVTVSPKAIAASLVITSDPKGELYSRVDAKRLRKALDKELAKVEVQPKNATIDGSGGAPQVVAASGGTLVDTAKLAGDLLPVLKRGADRAVAAGFKDVKPATTTGDLAELGIKEQVSSFTTYFTGGLSNPRSKNIVQIAKEVDGAIVRPGETFSLNGHTGPRGYAEGYYDAPVIMDGKLVPGVGGGASQFTTTIFNASYYAGMKDVEHKPHSYYFTRYPAVIESTIMYPTLDLRFTNTTPYGVLIDTSHTDSSVTVSMWSTKVYDSISTQYDPKRDIQQPKKVVLEDGPTCIATAGSEGFTQDAWRIFRKDGKEIKREKFTWRYNAEPQFMCEAKKPPLTAKP; encoded by the coding sequence TTGTCCGTCGCCCCCGTTCCCCACCGACGCTGGCTGATCGCCGCTCTGGCTTCCGTCCTCGCGCTCACCGCGACCGGCGCCTTCGCCGGCCACGCCTTCAGCGCCGATGTGCCCCGCGGCGCGAAGGTGCTCGGCATCTCCATCGGCGGCACCGCGGCCGAGGCCGCCGACGCGCTGCGCACCGGCCTGGCCGGCAAGGCCGACCAGCTGGCCGCGCCGCTGACGGTGCGCGTCGGCGAGCAGACCGCCACCGTGCAGCCGCAGGACGTCGGCCTGGCGGTCGACGTGGACGCGACCGTCGCGCGGGCCGTGTCCCGGGGCCACAACCCGTTCGCCACCCTGTTCGGCGGTGCCGAGGTGGCGCCCGTGGTCTCCGTCGACGAGGCGCGGCTCGCGGCCGCGCTGGCCCCGGCGGCGCAGCAGTCCGGCGCGGCGATGACCCTGCCGGGTGTCGCCTTCGACGGCACCACGCCCAAGCCCGTGTATCCGAAGGCGGGCCGCGGGCTCGACGCCGCCGAGGCGGCGGACGCCGTCCGTGACGGCTGGCTGCGGCGCGGCGAGGTCGAGGTGCCGCTGGGCGAGAAGGCCCCGGTCAGCTCGAAGGACGACGTCGACCGGATGGTCGCCGAGGTGGCGACGCCCGCGGTGTCCGCGCCGGTCACCGTCACCACACCCAAGGGCGCCGTCACCGTGTCGCCGAAGGCGATCGCGGCCAGCCTCGTGATCACCTCGGACCCCAAGGGCGAGCTCTACAGCCGGGTCGACGCCAAGCGGCTGCGCAAGGCGCTGGACAAGGAGCTGGCCAAGGTCGAGGTGCAGCCGAAGAACGCCACCATCGACGGTTCCGGCGGCGCGCCGCAGGTCGTGGCCGCCAGCGGCGGCACGCTGGTCGACACCGCGAAGCTGGCCGGCGATCTGCTGCCGGTGCTCAAGCGGGGCGCCGACCGTGCCGTCGCGGCCGGGTTCAAGGACGTGAAGCCCGCGACGACCACCGGCGACCTCGCCGAGCTGGGCATCAAGGAGCAGGTCTCCAGCTTCACGACGTACTTCACCGGCGGCCTGTCCAACCCGCGCAGCAAGAACATCGTGCAGATCGCGAAGGAGGTCGACGGCGCGATCGTGCGGCCCGGCGAGACCTTCTCGCTCAACGGCCACACCGGTCCCCGCGGTTACGCCGAGGGCTACTACGACGCTCCCGTGATCATGGACGGCAAGCTGGTCCCGGGTGTCGGCGGCGGCGCGTCGCAGTTCACCACGACGATCTTCAACGCGTCGTACTACGCGGGCATGAAGGACGTCGAGCACAAGCCGCACTCGTACTACTTCACGCGGTACCCGGCGGTCATCGAGTCGACCATCATGTACCCGACGCTGGACCTCAGGTTCACCAACACCACGCCGTACGGCGTGCTCATCGACACCTCGCACACCGACAGCTCGGTGACGGTCAGCATGTGGTCGACCAAGGTCTACGACAGCATCAGCACGCAGTACGACCCGAAGCGCGACATACAGCAGCCGAAGAAGGTCGTGCTCGAGGACGGCCCGACCTGCATCGCTACTGCGGGTAGCGAAGGTTTTACTCAGGACGCCTGGCGTATCTTCCGCAAGGACGGTAAAGAGATCAAGCGGGAGAAGTTCACCTGGCGGTATAACGCTGAGCCACAGTTCATGTGCGAGGCGAAGAAGCCGCCGTTGACTGCCAAGCCCTGA